From the genome of Phytohabitans rumicis, one region includes:
- the lipA gene encoding lipoyl synthase, whose protein sequence is MRDHGKRRLGSVTIAPEGRRLLRIEARNAETPIERKPPWIKVKAKMGPEYTELRGLVQREGLHTVCQEAGCPNIYECWEDREATFLIGGDQCTRRCDFCQIDTGKPAEFDADEPRRVGESVATMGLRYATVTGVARDDLPDGGAWLYAETVRQIHKLQHGCGVELLIPDFNGDPVQLGEVFDAQPEVLAHNVETVPRIFKRIRPAFRYERSLDVLTQARAAGLVTKSNLILGLGEERHEVSQALRDLHAAGCELITITQYLRPTPRHHPVERWVKPEEFVEFKEEAEQIGFAGVMSGPLVRSSYRAGRLYQQALAAREA, encoded by the coding sequence ATGCGTGACCACGGTAAGCGTAGGCTCGGATCCGTGACCATCGCTCCCGAGGGACGGCGCTTGCTGCGCATTGAGGCGCGCAACGCGGAGACGCCGATCGAGCGCAAGCCGCCGTGGATCAAGGTCAAGGCCAAGATGGGCCCGGAGTACACCGAGCTGCGCGGCCTGGTCCAACGCGAGGGCCTGCACACGGTGTGCCAGGAGGCCGGCTGTCCCAACATCTACGAGTGCTGGGAGGACCGCGAGGCCACGTTCCTCATCGGCGGCGACCAATGCACGCGACGGTGTGACTTCTGCCAGATCGACACCGGAAAGCCGGCCGAGTTCGACGCCGACGAGCCGCGCCGGGTGGGCGAGTCGGTGGCCACGATGGGCCTGCGTTACGCGACCGTGACCGGCGTCGCCCGCGACGACCTGCCGGACGGCGGCGCCTGGCTGTACGCGGAGACCGTGCGGCAGATCCACAAGCTCCAGCACGGGTGCGGCGTCGAGCTGCTGATCCCGGACTTCAACGGCGACCCGGTGCAGCTCGGCGAGGTCTTCGACGCCCAGCCCGAGGTCCTGGCCCACAACGTCGAGACGGTGCCGCGGATCTTCAAGCGGATCCGGCCGGCGTTCCGCTACGAGCGCTCGCTCGACGTGCTGACCCAGGCTCGGGCCGCCGGGCTGGTCACCAAGTCCAACCTCATCCTCGGCCTGGGCGAGGAGCGGCACGAGGTGTCCCAGGCGCTGCGCGACCTGCACGCGGCCGGCTGCGAGCTGATCACGATCACGCAGTACCTGCGGCCGACCCCGCGGCACCACCCGGTGGAGCGCTGGGTCAAGCCGGAGGAGTTCGTGGAGTTCAAGGAGGAGGCCGAGCAGATCGGCTTCGCCGGGGTGATGAGCGGGCCGCTCGTGCGCTCGTCGTACCGCGCCGGGCGGCTCTACCAGCAGGCGCTGGCCGCCCGCGAGGCTTAG
- the aspS gene encoding aspartate--tRNA(Asn) ligase, with translation MQRILSTQLRAQVGAPVRLAGWVHRRRLLKTVAFLIVRDAAGLSQVVVTAPDVRAQLEELTEETVVEVTGTVAANSAAPAGVEVVEPTVRLLGAPAVPPPFDLFRPELAATLPTQLDHAALSLRHPSRTAALRASAAAVAGFRSTLDRLGFVEVHTPKIVASSTESGANVFAIDYFGRPAFLAQSPQFYKQMLVGVLERVYEVGPVFRAEPHDTGRHLAQYTSLDAELGFVDDHRDVMAVLHEVLAGMVAATGATAAMPAQIPDVHFTEALKIAGAPLDEPDLAPAHERAVGEWALREHGSDFVFVTGYPMAKRPFYTHPEPGRPAYSNGFDLLFRGVELVTGGQRLHRYEDYVAALAARGEPIEPYASYVETFRHGMPPHGGFAIGLERFVARLTGAGNVREVAAFPRDRHRLTP, from the coding sequence ATGCAACGCATCCTTTCCACCCAACTCCGTGCCCAGGTGGGCGCTCCCGTCCGGCTTGCCGGCTGGGTGCACCGCCGGCGACTGCTCAAAACGGTGGCGTTCCTCATCGTGCGGGACGCCGCCGGGCTCAGCCAGGTCGTGGTCACCGCGCCGGACGTACGGGCCCAGCTCGAAGAGCTGACCGAGGAGACCGTCGTCGAGGTCACCGGCACGGTCGCGGCAAACAGTGCCGCGCCCGCAGGCGTCGAGGTGGTCGAGCCCACGGTACGACTGCTCGGCGCACCCGCCGTACCCCCGCCGTTCGACCTCTTCCGGCCGGAGCTGGCGGCGACCCTGCCGACCCAGCTCGACCACGCGGCGCTGTCCCTGCGGCACCCGAGCCGGACCGCGGCGTTGCGCGCATCGGCCGCCGCGGTGGCCGGCTTCCGGTCCACACTGGACCGACTCGGCTTCGTCGAGGTGCACACCCCGAAGATCGTCGCCTCGTCAACCGAGAGCGGGGCGAACGTCTTCGCGATCGACTACTTTGGACGGCCGGCGTTCCTGGCGCAGTCACCCCAGTTCTACAAGCAGATGCTTGTCGGCGTCCTCGAACGCGTCTACGAGGTCGGCCCGGTCTTCCGCGCCGAGCCGCACGACACCGGCCGGCACCTGGCGCAGTACACCTCGCTGGACGCCGAGTTGGGCTTCGTCGACGACCACCGCGACGTGATGGCGGTGTTGCACGAGGTGCTGGCGGGAATGGTGGCGGCGACCGGGGCGACCGCGGCCATGCCGGCGCAGATCCCCGACGTGCACTTCACCGAGGCCCTGAAGATCGCCGGGGCTCCGCTGGACGAACCGGACCTCGCGCCGGCCCACGAGCGCGCGGTGGGGGAGTGGGCGCTGCGCGAGCACGGGTCGGACTTCGTGTTCGTGACCGGCTACCCGATGGCGAAGCGGCCGTTCTACACCCACCCCGAGCCGGGGCGTCCGGCGTACTCGAACGGGTTCGACCTGCTCTTCCGCGGTGTCGAGCTGGTCACCGGCGGGCAGCGGCTGCACCGGTACGAGGACTACGTCGCGGCGCTGGCCGCGCGCGGCGAGCCGATCGAGCCGTATGCGTCCTATGTGGAGACGTTCCGGCACGGCATGCCCCCGCACGGCGGGTTCGCGATCGGGCTGGAGCGCTTCGTGGCTCGGCTGACCGGTGCCGGCAACGTCCGCGAGGTCGCCGCCTTCCCGAGGGACCGCCACCGCCTAACCCCATAA
- the lipB gene encoding lipoyl(octanoyl) transferase LipB, with protein sequence MTKALTRLQARYLGRIDYLAAWDEQRRLHAAVVAGDEPDTVLLLEHPSVYTAGKRTEPWDRPVDGTPVIDVDRGGKITWHGPGQIVGYPIVKLPDPIDVVAYVRRTEQLLIDVCAEFGLATTRIDGRSGAWIPADDRGPDRKVGAIGIRVSQGVTQHGFALNCDNDLSVYDRIVPCGIRDASVTSISAELGRPVTITDALPVVERHLETLLTP encoded by the coding sequence GTGACTAAGGCACTGACACGGCTGCAAGCGCGGTACCTCGGGCGCATCGACTACCTGGCGGCGTGGGACGAGCAGCGGCGGCTACACGCGGCGGTGGTCGCGGGCGACGAGCCCGACACCGTGCTCCTGCTGGAGCACCCGAGCGTCTACACCGCCGGCAAGCGCACCGAGCCGTGGGACCGCCCCGTCGACGGCACCCCCGTGATCGACGTCGACCGCGGCGGCAAGATCACCTGGCACGGGCCCGGCCAGATCGTCGGCTACCCGATCGTCAAGCTGCCCGACCCGATCGACGTCGTGGCGTACGTGCGCCGCACCGAGCAGCTCCTCATCGACGTGTGCGCCGAGTTCGGCCTCGCCACCACCCGCATCGACGGGCGCAGCGGGGCCTGGATCCCCGCCGACGACCGCGGCCCCGACCGCAAGGTGGGCGCGATCGGCATCCGGGTGTCGCAGGGCGTGACCCAGCACGGCTTCGCCCTGAACTGCGACAACGACCTGTCGGTGTACGACCGGATCGTCCCGTGCGGCATCCGCGACGCCAGCGTCACCTCGATCAGCGCCGAACTGGGCCGGCCCGTCACCATCACCGACGCCCTGCCGGTCGTCGAGCGCCACCTGGAGACCCTGCTCACACCGTAA
- a CDS encoding DUF2079 domain-containing protein, producing the protein MTLTSPVATAPPVVESRRRRPDVVVALVALGLAVLVTGGLWADPNRGAITVNSSDQAFFEWLLTYGAHAVTHGENPLFTYLINVPDGVNLAVNTSITVYAVVFAPLTLLAGPQWSFLVILTLNLAATAYAWYLLMSRGFRLGPVAAAVGGLFCGFAPGMVSHANAHLNWTAGWLVPLVVWRVFALRGPDRWLRNGLILGVLVAMAFSIAAEGLFFTALACGAFLGVWALSQRDEARAALPAFWRGLAVTAAVALALLSYPLWLHFFGPQRFHGTGFDPTVHNEDLAAFGAFPDRSLAGAAGLGTNLAPNPTEENSFFGVPLLILAVACFVLLWRGASVARRATLRALAITAGVFFVLSLGPKLKVFEQHTEIPLPYQLLGGLPVFNAALPARLALVVIPLIGLLLAYALDALPSRRLGVAFAVALLPLVPVPLHTTVYEPIPRFFTSGTWRQYVTEGGVLAPVPPTSDVLPDGQRWQTYALSHGQGEFAIPAGFFLGPGGPDGKGRIGPVPRPSAELLFQVAQTGQVPPITDADRAAAREDLRYWNAQVVVLADQVHGAKFAVDQPALLRATTELLGPPVRVDDVWLWRG; encoded by the coding sequence GTGACCCTGACCTCGCCCGTGGCCACCGCGCCCCCCGTTGTGGAGTCTCGGCGGCGCCGGCCGGACGTCGTCGTCGCGCTCGTCGCGCTGGGCCTGGCCGTCCTGGTCACCGGCGGCCTGTGGGCCGACCCCAACCGGGGCGCGATCACGGTCAACTCCAGCGACCAGGCGTTCTTCGAGTGGCTGCTGACGTACGGGGCGCACGCGGTCACCCACGGGGAGAACCCGCTCTTCACGTACCTGATCAACGTGCCCGACGGGGTGAACCTCGCGGTCAACACCTCGATCACCGTGTACGCCGTGGTGTTCGCCCCGCTCACCCTGCTGGCCGGGCCACAGTGGTCGTTCCTGGTCATCCTGACCCTCAACCTGGCCGCCACCGCGTACGCCTGGTACCTGCTGATGTCCCGCGGCTTCCGGCTGGGCCCGGTCGCGGCGGCGGTGGGCGGGCTGTTCTGCGGCTTCGCGCCCGGCATGGTGTCGCACGCCAACGCCCACCTCAACTGGACCGCCGGCTGGCTCGTGCCGCTGGTCGTATGGCGGGTGTTCGCGCTACGCGGCCCGGACCGGTGGCTGCGCAACGGCCTGATCCTCGGCGTACTGGTCGCCATGGCGTTCTCCATCGCCGCCGAAGGGCTCTTCTTCACCGCGCTCGCGTGCGGCGCCTTCCTCGGCGTGTGGGCCCTGTCGCAGCGGGACGAGGCCCGGGCGGCGCTGCCCGCGTTCTGGCGCGGGCTGGCGGTCACCGCCGCGGTCGCGCTCGCGCTCCTGTCGTACCCCTTGTGGTTGCATTTTTTCGGGCCGCAGCGCTTTCACGGCACCGGTTTCGACCCGACGGTCCACAACGAGGATCTCGCGGCGTTCGGCGCCTTTCCGGACCGGTCGCTGGCCGGCGCGGCCGGCCTGGGCACGAACCTGGCGCCCAACCCGACCGAGGAGAACTCCTTCTTCGGCGTTCCGCTGCTGATCCTGGCCGTGGCCTGCTTCGTGCTGCTATGGCGTGGCGCCTCCGTGGCGCGGCGGGCCACGCTGCGCGCGCTGGCCATCACCGCCGGCGTGTTCTTCGTGCTGTCGCTCGGGCCGAAGCTCAAGGTGTTCGAGCAGCACACCGAGATCCCCCTGCCGTACCAGCTGCTGGGCGGGCTGCCGGTCTTCAACGCCGCGCTGCCGGCCCGGTTGGCGCTCGTGGTGATCCCCCTGATCGGCCTGCTGCTGGCGTACGCGCTGGACGCCCTGCCGTCCCGCCGGCTGGGGGTGGCCTTTGCGGTCGCTCTGCTCCCCCTCGTCCCCGTGCCGCTGCACACCACGGTGTACGAGCCGATCCCGCGGTTCTTCACCTCCGGCACGTGGCGGCAGTACGTCACCGAGGGCGGTGTCCTGGCACCCGTGCCGCCCACCTCCGACGTGCTGCCCGACGGCCAGCGCTGGCAGACGTACGCGCTGTCGCACGGGCAGGGCGAATTCGCGATCCCGGCCGGGTTCTTCCTCGGCCCGGGCGGCCCGGACGGCAAGGGGCGCATCGGCCCGGTCCCGCGCCCGTCCGCCGAGCTGCTCTTCCAGGTGGCCCAGACCGGGCAGGTCCCGCCGATCACCGACGCCGACCGCGCGGCCGCGCGGGAGGACCTGCGCTACTGGAACGCCCAGGTGGTGGTGCTCGCCGACCAGGTGCACGGGGCCAAGTTCGCGGTCGACCAACCGGCCCTGCTGCGCGCCACGACCGAGCTGCTCGGCCCGCCCGTACGCGTCGACGACGTGTGGCTCTGGCGCGGCTAA
- a CDS encoding ATP-binding protein, whose product MKIALVGKGGSGKTTLAALFARHLAGTAPLLAIDADINQHLAAALGVPEDEAVLLPALGDQLANIKEYLRGTNPRISSAKAMVKTTPPGRGSRLLTVAGANPVYDALVREVGGIRLAVTGPFATEDLGVACYHSKVGAVELLLNHMVDGPGEYVVVDMTAGADSFASGLFTRFDATFLVCEPTLRSVGVYRQYVGYARDFGVRVHVVGNKVDDESDVDFLRAHVGADLLTWLGRSAYVKAAERGRPQPLSALEVANREALDTMRTAVDACAKDWATYTRQAVEFHLRNATAWANDKTGEDLAGQVDPDFVLGPQLMVH is encoded by the coding sequence ATGAAGATCGCTCTAGTCGGGAAGGGTGGCAGCGGCAAGACCACGCTGGCCGCCCTCTTCGCCCGCCATCTGGCCGGCACCGCGCCGCTGCTCGCCATCGACGCGGACATCAACCAGCATCTGGCCGCGGCGCTCGGCGTGCCGGAGGACGAGGCGGTGCTGCTGCCGGCGCTGGGCGACCAGCTGGCCAACATCAAGGAGTACCTGCGCGGCACCAACCCGCGGATCTCCTCGGCGAAGGCGATGGTCAAGACCACGCCACCCGGGCGCGGATCTCGGCTGCTGACCGTCGCCGGGGCCAACCCGGTCTACGACGCGCTGGTGCGGGAGGTCGGCGGGATCCGGCTCGCGGTGACCGGGCCGTTCGCGACCGAGGACCTCGGCGTGGCCTGCTACCACTCCAAGGTCGGCGCGGTGGAGCTGCTGCTCAACCACATGGTCGACGGCCCCGGGGAGTACGTCGTGGTGGACATGACCGCGGGCGCCGACTCGTTCGCGTCGGGGCTGTTCACCCGCTTCGACGCGACGTTCCTGGTCTGCGAGCCGACGCTGCGCAGCGTCGGCGTCTACCGGCAGTACGTCGGCTACGCGCGCGACTTCGGCGTACGCGTGCACGTGGTGGGCAACAAGGTGGACGACGAGTCCGATGTGGACTTCCTGCGCGCGCACGTCGGTGCGGACCTGCTGACCTGGCTCGGCCGGTCGGCGTACGTGAAGGCGGCCGAGCGGGGGCGCCCCCAACCGCTGTCCGCGCTCGAAGTAGCTAACCGTGAAGCCCTGGACACGATGCGTACAGCCGTCGATGCTTGTGCCAAGGACTGGGCCACCTACACCCGGCAGGCGGTGGAGTTTCACCTGCGCAACGCGACCGCCTGGGCCAACGACAAGACCGGTGAGGACCTCGCCGGCCAGGTCGACCCGGATTTCGTCCTCGGGCCACAGCTAATGGTCCACTGA
- a CDS encoding SCO5389 family protein, translating to MSLDVPAALLERAESGQIDDAEFVACVRESLPYAWAIVSDVAARSAASDGEFADHAVPPPSEKERGQLLRALASDAIRGGLERHFGVKLAFQNCHRVAAFRLSAVGGTTYQEFISPVAQIRNQSPELRDC from the coding sequence ATGTCCCTCGACGTACCCGCCGCCTTGCTGGAGCGCGCCGAGAGCGGCCAGATCGACGACGCCGAGTTCGTCGCCTGCGTGCGCGAGTCCCTGCCGTACGCCTGGGCGATCGTGTCCGACGTGGCCGCCCGATCGGCGGCGTCGGACGGGGAGTTCGCCGACCACGCCGTGCCGCCGCCCAGCGAGAAGGAGCGCGGCCAACTGTTGCGGGCGCTCGCCAGCGACGCGATCCGGGGTGGCCTGGAGCGGCACTTCGGCGTGAAGCTCGCGTTCCAGAACTGCCACCGGGTGGCCGCCTTCAGGCTGTCCGCGGTCGGCGGCACGACGTACCAGGAGTTCATCTCGCCGGTGGCGCAGATCCGCAACCAGTCGCCCGAACTGCGCGACTGCTGA
- a CDS encoding TIGR01777 family oxidoreductase, translating to MRILVSGASGFLGTRLTKRLAEGGHEVSRLVRRDARGAAEISWDPAAGRLDPAAVAPFDAVVNLSGANVGGWRWTTRYKEVLRASRVDTTGTLARTLAALPADARPRVLISSSGINWYGETGDRVADEHSPPGAGFLADLCKVWEAATQPARDAGVRVVLMRSGQAMHKSGGYLKPQMLPFRLALGGKLGNGRQWMPWISMEDWLAAVEFLLERDDIAGPVNVVSPDSVTNAEFTKAFGAALHRPTVMPIPAFALRVALGGLSVEALASVRARPGVLIDAGFAWRYPDVREALAAAVR from the coding sequence GTGCGAATACTCGTCTCGGGGGCGTCCGGGTTCCTCGGAACCCGGCTTACCAAACGGCTTGCCGAGGGTGGGCATGAGGTCTCGCGGCTCGTGCGGAGGGACGCGCGCGGAGCCGCGGAGATCTCGTGGGATCCCGCGGCGGGGCGGCTCGACCCGGCCGCGGTCGCGCCGTTCGACGCGGTGGTCAACCTCAGCGGCGCGAACGTCGGCGGCTGGCGCTGGACGACCCGTTACAAAGAGGTGCTCCGCGCCAGCCGCGTCGACACGACCGGCACGCTCGCCAGGACCCTGGCCGCGCTGCCCGCGGACGCCCGACCGCGGGTGCTGATCAGCTCCAGCGGCATCAACTGGTACGGCGAGACCGGCGACCGCGTCGCCGACGAGCACTCCCCGCCCGGTGCGGGCTTCCTCGCCGACCTGTGCAAGGTCTGGGAGGCGGCCACCCAGCCGGCACGGGACGCGGGCGTACGCGTGGTCCTGATGCGCAGCGGCCAGGCGATGCACAAGTCCGGCGGCTACCTCAAGCCGCAGATGCTGCCGTTCCGGCTCGCCCTCGGCGGCAAGCTCGGCAACGGCCGGCAGTGGATGCCGTGGATCTCCATGGAGGACTGGCTGGCCGCGGTCGAGTTCCTGCTGGAGCGCGACGACATCGCCGGGCCGGTCAACGTCGTGTCCCCGGATTCGGTGACCAACGCGGAGTTCACCAAGGCGTTCGGTGCGGCCCTGCACCGGCCGACCGTCATGCCGATCCCGGCCTTCGCGCTGCGGGTCGCGCTCGGCGGGCTGAGCGTCGAGGCGCTGGCCAGCGTCCGCGCCAGGCCCGGAGTGCTCATCGACGCCGGCTTCGCCTGGCGCTACCCCGACGTCCGGGAAGCCTTGGCCGCCGCGGTGCGGTAG
- the sucB gene encoding 2-oxoglutarate dehydrogenase, E2 component, dihydrolipoamide succinyltransferase: MPVSVPMPRLGESVTEGTVTRWLKQEGDRVEVDEPLVEVSTDKVDTEIPSPAAGVLTRIVVHEDETAEVGSELAVISGEEEGSPAPAPSTEQPSAAAEEEPAPAQAEAAPPAAQPTDQDEVPAQAPAATGGTTVVRMPALGESVTEGTVTRWLKQVGESVELDEPLLEVSTDKVDTEIPSPAAGTILEIKVAQDETTDVGAELAVIGSTGAAPAAAPAPAPAPAAAPAPAPTPAPAQPAAPAAERPAPAPAPAAAQANGGDGAYVTPLVRKLASEHGVDLSALNGTGVGGRIRKQDVLEAAEKAKAAAAAPAPAPAQPQAAAAPAPAKAEPSPLRGRTEKLTRTRISIAKRMFESLQTSAQLTTVVEVDVTKIARLRQQAKANFQAQHGVKLSFLPFFAVAAVEALRRYPIVNASLDLDAGTVTYPEGEHLGIAVDTERGLLVPVIRDASDLNLAGLARRIADLAERTRTNKISPDEISGATFTLTNTGSRGALFDTPIVPKPQSAILGTGAVVKRAIVVDDPDLGEVITPRSMAYLALSYDHRIIDGADAARFLAAVKERLEAGHFEADLGLA; encoded by the coding sequence ATGCCGGTATCGGTCCCCATGCCCCGGCTGGGCGAGAGCGTCACCGAGGGCACCGTCACCCGCTGGCTGAAGCAGGAGGGCGACCGGGTCGAGGTCGACGAGCCGCTGGTCGAGGTCTCCACCGACAAGGTCGACACGGAGATCCCGTCGCCCGCGGCCGGCGTGCTGACCCGGATCGTGGTGCATGAGGACGAGACCGCGGAGGTCGGCAGCGAGCTTGCCGTGATCTCCGGTGAGGAGGAGGGCTCCCCCGCCCCCGCTCCCTCGACCGAGCAGCCCTCGGCCGCCGCCGAGGAGGAGCCCGCTCCCGCGCAGGCCGAGGCGGCCCCGCCGGCCGCGCAGCCCACCGACCAGGACGAGGTGCCCGCGCAGGCGCCGGCCGCCACCGGCGGCACCACCGTGGTACGGATGCCGGCGCTCGGCGAGAGCGTCACCGAGGGCACCGTCACCCGCTGGCTCAAGCAGGTCGGCGAGAGCGTCGAGCTCGACGAGCCGCTGCTGGAGGTCTCCACCGACAAGGTCGACACGGAGATCCCCTCGCCGGCCGCCGGCACGATCCTGGAGATCAAGGTCGCCCAGGACGAGACTACCGACGTCGGCGCCGAGCTGGCCGTGATCGGCTCGACGGGGGCCGCACCGGCCGCCGCGCCCGCGCCGGCACCCGCTCCAGCCGCGGCACCCGCTCCTGCTCCCACGCCCGCCCCGGCACAGCCCGCGGCGCCCGCCGCGGAAAGGCCCGCTCCCGCTCCCGCTCCCGCGGCCGCGCAGGCCAACGGCGGGGACGGCGCGTACGTGACCCCGCTGGTCCGCAAGCTGGCGAGCGAGCACGGCGTCGACCTGTCGGCGCTCAACGGCACCGGCGTCGGCGGCCGCATCCGCAAGCAGGACGTGCTGGAGGCCGCCGAGAAGGCCAAGGCGGCCGCCGCCGCGCCCGCTCCGGCGCCGGCCCAGCCGCAGGCCGCCGCGGCACCCGCGCCCGCCAAGGCCGAGCCGAGCCCGCTGCGTGGCCGTACCGAGAAGCTGACCCGTACCCGGATCTCGATCGCCAAGCGGATGTTCGAGTCGCTGCAGACCTCCGCGCAGCTCACCACCGTGGTCGAGGTCGACGTCACGAAGATCGCCCGGCTGCGCCAGCAGGCCAAGGCGAACTTCCAGGCGCAGCACGGCGTGAAGCTGTCGTTCCTGCCGTTCTTCGCGGTGGCGGCGGTCGAGGCGCTGCGCCGGTACCCAATCGTCAACGCCTCGCTCGACCTGGACGCCGGCACGGTGACGTACCCGGAGGGCGAGCACCTGGGCATCGCGGTCGACACCGAGCGCGGGCTGCTGGTGCCGGTGATCCGGGACGCCAGCGACCTCAACCTCGCGGGCCTGGCCCGGCGGATCGCCGACCTGGCCGAGCGCACCCGCACCAACAAGATCAGCCCGGACGAGATCTCCGGCGCGACCTTCACGCTCACCAACACGGGCAGCCGCGGCGCCCTCTTCGACACGCCCATCGTGCCGAAGCCGCAGTCGGCGATCCTCGGCACGGGCGCGGTGGTCAAGCGGGCGATCGTGGTCGACGACCCCGACCTCGGCGAGGTCATCACCCCGCGCTCGATGGCGTACCTGGCGCTCTCCTACGACCACCGCATCATCGACGGCGCCGACGCGGCGCGCTTCCTGGCGGCGGTCAAGGAGCGCCTGGAAGCCGGCCACTTCGAAGCGGACCTGGGCCTGGCGTAG
- the lpdA gene encoding dihydrolipoyl dehydrogenase, translated as MSGETFDVVILGGGSGGYATALRAAQLDLSVVLIEKDKLGGTCLHRGCIPTKALLHAGEVADQTRESEAFGIKAELIGIDMAGVNAYKDGVVAKLYKGLQGLVKSAKITYVEGHGRLVAPNTVEVDGQRYVGRNVVLATGSYSRTLPGLELDGTRVISSEHALNLDRVPASAIVLGGGVIGVEFASAWKSLGTDVTIIEALPRLVAAEDEEVSKAVERAFRKRGIGFKTGKPFEKVEHTDAGVRVTIAGGETIEAELLLVAVGRGPTTADIGYEEQGIAMERGFVLTDERLRTNVPHVFAVGDIVPGLQLAHRGFQQGIFVAEEIAGKHPAPIDEAGIPRVTYSDPEVASMGLTEAKAKEQYGADKVQSYNYNLGGNGKSQILRTQGFIKLVRVADGPVVGVHMVGARVGELIGEAQLIYNWEAYPAEVAQLVHAHPTQNEALGEAHLALAGKPLHAHA; from the coding sequence ATGAGCGGCGAGACCTTCGACGTGGTGATCCTCGGAGGCGGCAGCGGCGGCTACGCCACCGCGCTGCGAGCCGCACAACTAGACCTTTCGGTCGTCCTCATCGAAAAGGACAAGCTGGGCGGGACGTGCCTGCACCGCGGCTGCATCCCCACCAAGGCGCTGCTGCACGCCGGTGAGGTCGCCGACCAGACCCGCGAGTCCGAGGCGTTCGGCATCAAGGCCGAGCTGATCGGCATCGACATGGCCGGCGTCAACGCGTACAAGGACGGCGTGGTCGCCAAGCTCTACAAGGGTCTGCAGGGCCTCGTCAAGAGCGCGAAGATCACGTACGTCGAGGGCCACGGCCGCCTCGTCGCGCCCAACACCGTCGAGGTCGACGGCCAGCGGTACGTCGGGCGCAACGTCGTGCTCGCCACCGGGTCGTACTCGCGGACCCTGCCCGGCCTGGAGCTGGACGGCACGCGGGTGATCTCCAGCGAGCACGCGCTCAACCTGGACCGGGTCCCCGCCTCCGCGATCGTGCTGGGCGGCGGCGTCATCGGCGTCGAGTTCGCCAGCGCGTGGAAGTCCCTCGGCACCGACGTCACGATCATCGAGGCGCTTCCCCGCCTGGTGGCCGCCGAGGACGAAGAGGTCTCCAAGGCGGTCGAGCGGGCGTTCCGCAAGCGCGGCATCGGCTTCAAGACCGGCAAGCCGTTCGAGAAGGTGGAGCACACCGACGCCGGCGTCCGCGTGACGATCGCCGGGGGCGAGACGATCGAGGCCGAGCTCCTTCTCGTCGCCGTCGGGCGCGGTCCGACGACCGCCGATATCGGGTACGAGGAGCAGGGCATCGCGATGGAACGCGGCTTCGTCCTGACCGACGAGCGGCTGCGCACCAACGTTCCCCACGTCTTCGCGGTCGGCGACATCGTGCCCGGCCTCCAGCTCGCCCACCGCGGCTTCCAGCAGGGCATCTTCGTGGCCGAGGAGATCGCCGGCAAGCACCCGGCGCCCATCGACGAGGCGGGCATCCCGCGGGTCACCTACTCCGACCCCGAGGTCGCCTCCATGGGCCTGACCGAGGCGAAGGCCAAGGAGCAGTACGGCGCCGACAAGGTGCAGTCGTACAACTACAACCTGGGCGGCAACGGCAAGAGCCAGATCCTGCGCACCCAGGGCTTCATCAAGCTTGTACGGGTGGCGGACGGCCCCGTCGTCGGCGTACACATGGTCGGCGCCCGGGTCGGTGAGCTGATCGGCGAGGCTCAGCTCATCTACAACTGGGAGGCGTACCCGGCCGAGGTCGCCCAGCTCGTCCACGCCCACCCGACGCAGAACGAGGCGCTCGGCGAGGCTCACCTCGCCCTCGCGGGCAAGCCCCTGCACGCGCACGCCTGA